Part of the Paenibacillus guangzhouensis genome is shown below.
AGTGCACTGGCATGTCCTACAGTTCAAAATTGAACGAGAAGACAAGGACGGTCGAAAGTGAATGGTTGAGCGTCGATCCTGGCCAGAAAGATATAACCTTCTATATCGGAGAGCCGCAAATCGTCGTGAAAGGTCCCTGGATTCTGAACGATCTAATATAAAACTGGGAAGACGCTATCGTCTTACTTTACGTGTTGGGCAGGCTGCCAAAGCCTGCTTATTTTTTTAGCTAATGGAATTTTCATTCGGATTTACTCGTAGAAGAACATCATCGCGTTACCACTGTTTAACTCAAGTATTTACATTCGTTTTACGCCATGATGATATTCTCCTAATAATGATATTTTAATATTCTAGTAAGCTGTTAACTACGAAGGAGGTACATTATGTTTAAGAAAATATCTAAAAAAGTCATTCCTTTCGCTGTCGTGTCATCGCTGGCGATTTCTGCAATGGTAGCGGGTGCTGCACCAAGTTCAGCAGATCCTAAAAAAGAAGATAATAAACAGGTTAAAAATGTTATATTCCTTATCGGTGATGGCATGGGGCTATCCTATACATCTGCTTATCGCTATATGAAAGATGATCCTAAGACACCGATCAAAGAAAAAACAGAATTCGATAAATATTTTGTGGGAACACAAATGACATATCCTGAGGACGAACATCAGAATATTACCGATTCCGCATCTGCCGCAACGGCCATGTCTGCAGGCGTAAAAACATACAATGCCGCAATCGCTGTTGATAATGACTTTACAGAAGTGAAGACGGTTCTAGAGGCAGCGAAAGAAAAAGGAAAGTCTACCGGTTTGGTAGCTACATCTGAAATCACGCATGCAACACCAGCCGCTTACGGAGCACATGACATCAATCGCAAGAACATGGATGCCATTGCAGATGATTACTTCGACCAACTCATCAATAAGAATCATAAAATCGATGTCATGCTGGGTGGCGGTTTGAACAATTTTGTACGTAAAGACAGAAATCTAACAGAAGAATTCAAAAAAGCCGGATACAGCTATGTGACAGATCGTGAAAGCTTATTGAAGGACACGAATAGCCAAGTTCTCGGATTATTCGCGCCAGGCGGATTGGATAAAATGATTGACCGCAACGAAAAGACTCCTTCCCTACAAGAGATGACGAAAGCGGCTATCCAACGTCTCAGTAAAAATAAAAACGGATTTTTCTTGATGGTCGAAGGCAGCCAAATCGATTGGGCAGGTCATGATAATGATGTTGTTGCATCCATGAGCGAGATGGCCGATTTCGAGAAGGCATTCAAAGAAGCGATTGATTTTGCTGTGAAAGATGGAAACACGTTAGTTGTTGCGACAGCTGACCATTCCACCGGTGGATTCTCGATTGGCGCCAATGGTATCTACAATTTTGATGTAGCTCCGATTAAAGCTGCTAAACGTACGCCAGATTTCATGGCAGCAGAAATTCTTGCCGGTGCAACGGTTGAAGAAACATTGAAAAAATATATTGATTTGCAGCTGACAGAGGAAGAAATCAAATCCGTTAAAGATGCAGCGGCTACCAAAGATCAAACGAAGACGGACAATGCGATCGAAGCCATCTTTAATACGCGTTCCTATACGGGCTGGACAACTGGCGGCCATACGGGAGAAGATGTACCGGTCTATGCATTTGGGCCAGGGAAAGAGAAGTTCGCCGGACTTATCGATAACACGGATAATGCAAAAGTCATTTTCAATATCATTGAAGGAAAAAACAAGTAAGCTGTTCATGAAGTCGTGATCAAATCTCTAGACTTATTTAAACGAAGCGGATCTTTCCAACGGCGTTGGGAGACCGCTTTGTTTTTTTGTGACCAGTTATGGATTGCCTCAATCATGCAGTTATGGACCTTCTTATTCAATCCAATGGCTGATACACTTGCTTAAAATACTTCAATACTATAGGAGCGATAACAATGGATGGTGTGCGTTACAAGATAAGAGAAGTGTTGGACCAGAGCAAGATTGATGCATTTCTGCAGCAAGCTCGAATCGGACATCTGGGAATGGTCGATGGTCAACTGCCGTATGTTGTTCCACTCAATTTTGTGTGGATGAACGGGAAACTTTATTTCCATGGAGCTTCCAGTGGGAGAAGAAATCAAGTTATGAATGCGAATCCGGAAGTCTGTTTTACGGTTTGTGAAGAATATGGAACGATTACGGACCCAGTGCCAGCCAAGACGGACACCGCATATATGAGTGTAATCATTTTTGGGAAGGCACAGCCCATCGCAGATCTAGATGAAGCTACATATATGTTACAAGCCATGATAGATAAGTATGTGCCTAATTATTATCAACGGCCGTTATCCCAGCAGCATGTAGACAAATATCGGTCAGCAGTATTCGGTGGCCCGGTACAGGTGTATCGAATCGATCCGCATCATATCACTGCGAAAGAAAATCCGATTGACGAAGAGAAAATGTTCAAACCTCGGAAATGATGGATGTATAAGATGGGGTAGAAAGAGGGTAGGAGACATGAGTCAATGCGTTGAGGAGAATCTAAGAGCCGTAAGACGGCAGATGGAAATGGCTTGCCAAGTCTCTGGGCGGAAAATCGAAGACGTGCAATTGCTGTTGGCGACCAAAACCGTACCGCTTGAAAAATTACAATTGGCTATTCAAGCGGGTGAGACGTTATTTGGGGAAAACAAGTCGCAAGAGCTTCGGGACAAATTTCCTCTTATGAATCAATATAAGCAGGTCGAATGGCATTTTATCGGACATCTGCAGACGAATAAAGTGAAGGACGTTGTCAAATATGTGACGCTCATTCATTCCGTGGACCGTCTGAAATTGGGGCAGGCGCTGCACCAACAACTCCTTAAAGAGAATAAGACCATGGATATTCTGGTACAAATCAACACGTCCTATGAGACTAGTAAATTTGGGACTCCGCCTGAAACGGCAATGGAGCTTGTGGAACAATTATCCCAGTTCGAAACGCTTAACGTAAAAGGCTTGATGACGATTGGTAAACTCCATGCCACAAACGAAGAGACCCGGCAATGCTTCCGATTATTAAAATCTATCCAGACACAAATCAGAGAGAAAAACATTCCGCGGGTAGAAATGAATATTCTCTCGATGGGCATGTCAGGTGATTTCAAGGTCGCGATCGAAGAAGGAGCCACCATCATTCGCGTAGGGACAAGCATATTTGGCCAACGTGAATTACCGGACAGCTATTACTGGAATGAAAACAATCGGTTGGACGATTAGGAGAGTCAGGTTTTTGATCAACATCCGATGGGATTCTACTACGATAAAAGCAATCGTGCTAGACGTTGGATGCCTTCTTCAATGGCTGCCTCATCTACTTTTGCAAAACCTAGGACCCATCCTTTTCGTTCGCTCTCCACACAATATCTGCTAAGCGGATACACGCGGACGCCATGTTCGAGCGCTGATTTCGTTACGGTCTCTTCATCGATCGATGTATCAGCCTCAAGTAGCATATGCAATCCCGTCTCCACACCGCTTAACGTGAAGCCTTCACTGAGACCGGTCGCAATGATGGCTTTCGTCATCGCTTCGTGTCTGCGCCGATAGATATTTCGAACTCGTCTCATATGGCGCATGAAATGACCATGCTCGATGAAATGCGCAAGCGTTAATTGTTCCATGATCGGAAGATGACGATACGTTAATTCATGGACTTGAGCAAGTTGACGAATGGCCTCTTGGGGACCAACGATGGCCGAGATCCGAATCCCAGGGGCAACCATTTTGGAAAAACTCATCATATACAATGTGTTCTGTGGCTGCTGACTGAACAAGGTTGGAAGCGGGTCGCCGCGATACCGAAATTCGCTGTCGTAATCATCCTCAACAACCCAGAACCGATGTTCAGCGGCCATGTGTAATAATTGCTGCCTGCGAGGCTCCGACATAATGACGCCAACCGCACACTGGTGCGAAGGGGTAACAAAGACAAGGTTGGATTGAGGGTGAATGCAATCTACGCACAGCCCGTATTCGTCGACCGGAACAGAGACGACTTGCATGCGCCGATTTTTCATCGCCATCCAGGCAGCAGGGAAACCGGGATCTTCAACTGAAATCGTTGCTCCGTCCTGTAGAAGGGCTTGAGCTATCAGGTCGATGCTATGTTGTGCGCCTGACGTTATGATGATTTGATCGGTATTCACATGAACGCCCCGTTCGAGTGACAAGTAACGCTGAATCTGTTCCCGCAGCGGCAGGAATCCATAGGGGTTGCCGTATGACCAATGATCCAGCTCTGTTGATACGGAGGCTTGTAAAAACGATCGCCGCCAAATCTGTTGAAATTGTTCATCTATATAGGGTTCATGCGGACTAAAATCGATCTCCACTTCTTGGTGTACTCGGTCTCCGAACCAACTGTGTAAATGGCCGATGGCATCGTTTAGTAAAGGCAAATCGGGAAGTACCGGTCCATGGGTCGCTGTATCCAATGAAGGACGAGTCGCGTAAGTCCAATCGCTAACTCTGGTCCCGCCTCGACGAGACGTTATGGTGTACCCGCGGCTGAATAACTCCTCATACACAATCTGTATGGTTGAACGAGACACGCCGATCAGCTGAGCCAGTTCACGAGATGGGAGCAGCAATTCGCCTGGCGGCCATTTTCCAGTTGTAATATTATGTATTGCTTGGTCTAGAAGTTGCTGCCAGATGGGACGGTCGTCGTCACGGTTTACGGTTAGCATGCATTCACCTCTAATGCTTCGAATGGATTTATGGATTGCCTACTATGATGATTGATGAATATTTATCAGCAATCCAATGATTGCTATACTACATGACAATCTATGCAATTGCAACACAAGAGAAGACATCAGATTTCTTGAATATGCGGACAGAAAGGAAGCTGTAAATGTACCATTTAGAACAACAAGATCAAGCCGTTGCGAAATCTATTCGGCAAGAACTTGAACGGCAGCGGAATACAATCGAGCTAATTGCGTCCGAGAACTTTGTCAGCAGGGCAGTCATGGAAGCTACAGGGACAGTACTGACCAACAAATACGCTGAAGGGTATCCAGGAAGAAGATATTATGGCGGATGTCCGTATGTCGATCAGATCGAGGAGCTTGCCATTCGACGTGTCAAAGCGCTTTTTGGTGCTGATCATGCCAATGTACAACCTCACGCCGGCGCACAGGCGAATATGGCGGTTTATTTTGCATCCATTCAGCCTGGTGATACAATATTGGGCATGAATTTATCCCATGGCGGGCATCTTACACACGGGAGTCCGGTCAATTTTTCAGGGAGGTTCTACAATTTTGTTCCTTATGGCGTCGATGCTCATACGGGGCGCATTGACTTTGACCAAGTACGAAAACTCGCGCATAAGCATCTTCCGCGTATGATTGTTGCTGGCGCCAGTGCCTATCCAAGAACAATCGAATTTGAGTTGTTCGCCCAAATTGCAGACGAAGTGGGGGCTCTCTTCTTCGTGGATATGGCACATATTGCGGGTATTGTCGCAGCAGGGTTGCACCCTAATCCGGTGCCTCACGCACATTTTGTTACGACGACAACGCATAAAACATTACGGGGACCAAGAGGCGGAGTCATCATGTGCCGTAAACCATGGGCGCAAGCCGTGGATAAAGCGATATTCCCCGGGTCACAAGGCGGTCCGCTAATGCATATCATCGCAGCGAAAGCCGTTGCGCTAAGCGAAGCAATGCAGCCTGAATTCCGAACGTATATGGAAAAAACACTCGAGAATGCGAACGTATTGGCGGAAACGCTAATGAATGAAGGATTAACCGTCGTATCGGGTGGTACAGATAATCATATTGT
Proteins encoded:
- a CDS encoding alkaline phosphatase; protein product: MFKKISKKVIPFAVVSSLAISAMVAGAAPSSADPKKEDNKQVKNVIFLIGDGMGLSYTSAYRYMKDDPKTPIKEKTEFDKYFVGTQMTYPEDEHQNITDSASAATAMSAGVKTYNAAIAVDNDFTEVKTVLEAAKEKGKSTGLVATSEITHATPAAYGAHDINRKNMDAIADDYFDQLINKNHKIDVMLGGGLNNFVRKDRNLTEEFKKAGYSYVTDRESLLKDTNSQVLGLFAPGGLDKMIDRNEKTPSLQEMTKAAIQRLSKNKNGFFLMVEGSQIDWAGHDNDVVASMSEMADFEKAFKEAIDFAVKDGNTLVVATADHSTGGFSIGANGIYNFDVAPIKAAKRTPDFMAAEILAGATVEETLKKYIDLQLTEEEIKSVKDAAATKDQTKTDNAIEAIFNTRSYTGWTTGGHTGEDVPVYAFGPGKEKFAGLIDNTDNAKVIFNIIEGKNK
- a CDS encoding pyridoxamine 5'-phosphate oxidase family protein gives rise to the protein MDGVRYKIREVLDQSKIDAFLQQARIGHLGMVDGQLPYVVPLNFVWMNGKLYFHGASSGRRNQVMNANPEVCFTVCEEYGTITDPVPAKTDTAYMSVIIFGKAQPIADLDEATYMLQAMIDKYVPNYYQRPLSQQHVDKYRSAVFGGPVQVYRIDPHHITAKENPIDEEKMFKPRK
- a CDS encoding YggS family pyridoxal phosphate-dependent enzyme; the encoded protein is MSQCVEENLRAVRRQMEMACQVSGRKIEDVQLLLATKTVPLEKLQLAIQAGETLFGENKSQELRDKFPLMNQYKQVEWHFIGHLQTNKVKDVVKYVTLIHSVDRLKLGQALHQQLLKENKTMDILVQINTSYETSKFGTPPETAMELVEQLSQFETLNVKGLMTIGKLHATNEETRQCFRLLKSIQTQIREKNIPRVEMNILSMGMSGDFKVAIEEGATIIRVGTSIFGQRELPDSYYWNENNRLDD
- the pdxR gene encoding MocR-like pyridoxine biosynthesis transcription factor PdxR, translated to MLTVNRDDDRPIWQQLLDQAIHNITTGKWPPGELLLPSRELAQLIGVSRSTIQIVYEELFSRGYTITSRRGGTRVSDWTYATRPSLDTATHGPVLPDLPLLNDAIGHLHSWFGDRVHQEVEIDFSPHEPYIDEQFQQIWRRSFLQASVSTELDHWSYGNPYGFLPLREQIQRYLSLERGVHVNTDQIIITSGAQHSIDLIAQALLQDGATISVEDPGFPAAWMAMKNRRMQVVSVPVDEYGLCVDCIHPQSNLVFVTPSHQCAVGVIMSEPRRQQLLHMAAEHRFWVVEDDYDSEFRYRGDPLPTLFSQQPQNTLYMMSFSKMVAPGIRISAIVGPQEAIRQLAQVHELTYRHLPIMEQLTLAHFIEHGHFMRHMRRVRNIYRRRHEAMTKAIIATGLSEGFTLSGVETGLHMLLEADTSIDEETVTKSALEHGVRVYPLSRYCVESERKGWVLGFAKVDEAAIEEGIQRLARLLLS
- a CDS encoding serine hydroxymethyltransferase, producing the protein MYHLEQQDQAVAKSIRQELERQRNTIELIASENFVSRAVMEATGTVLTNKYAEGYPGRRYYGGCPYVDQIEELAIRRVKALFGADHANVQPHAGAQANMAVYFASIQPGDTILGMNLSHGGHLTHGSPVNFSGRFYNFVPYGVDAHTGRIDFDQVRKLAHKHLPRMIVAGASAYPRTIEFELFAQIADEVGALFFVDMAHIAGIVAAGLHPNPVPHAHFVTTTTHKTLRGPRGGVIMCRKPWAQAVDKAIFPGSQGGPLMHIIAAKAVALSEAMQPEFRTYMEKTLENANVLAETLMNEGLTVVSGGTDNHIVLVDLRTIGLTGIEAESILDEVGITANKNTIPHDTASPLVTSGIRFGTPAMTSRGLGPMEMREIGRLIGLAFKNPLSSIVKGQISERVRHITSQFPLYEETQ